Sequence from the Methanocaldococcus sp. genome:
ATAACCGTTGGAACAATAAGGGCTGTTAGTAAATTTTATAACAAACATCTTAAAAATGATGAAGTTGCAAAACTTGGTTATTTGGTAGAGAGAGAAGTTCAAGGAAAGGCGAGTATAACAGATATTTTTACAATAACATATAGAGGTATTTTAGAGATAAAAAATAACAAATTTAAGAAAATTAAAGGCAGTTTTGAGGAATTTTTAAAAAGTTGTAAATTTTTAATAGTTTATGTTGAAAAAAGGAAGAAAAAAACTGCTGAGTTGGTTAATAAGGTTGCCAAAATTAAAGATAAAGATATAATATTTAAAAAAATTGACGAAATAGTTGAGGAGGCATTAAAAACAAAAAATAAAGAAGATTTTGGAAGATTAATGACAAAAAATCACGAACTTTTAAAAAAATTGAATGTTTCTACGCCAAAACTTGATAAAATTGTTAATATTGGAAATATATATGGATATGGAGCAAAATTAACTGGTGCTGGGGGAGGGGGGTGTATTATAATATTAGTTAATGAAGAAAATGAGAAAGATTTAATAAAAGAATTAAATAAGGAGAATGTAAAAATCTTTAAGTGTGAGATAATGATTTAATTTTGATGTATATTATTTTTTAAAATTTCTCTTGCTCTATATTCTGCTCTTGCTTCTATATCTTTAAGAATATTATCTACCCAATGAACACCATATAGGTAGTGTATTAATAGAGCAAACCCCCAAAATATAAGAGGATATATGAACCAAATTTCATCAGGAGTGTATAGAAGGTTATCAACTATAAACATTGCATTAACAATTATGTAGATTATTAAATGAATTAAAAATTTCCTTTTCTTTTTTTCTTTTATTATTTCTCTATAAACTTTTTTATAGACCTCCAAAGGTATTTCATTAATCATCATTGTGTCACCAGTATTATTCTATAATTATATCTATTAGTCCAGATATTTATAGATTTATACCTGACACTTTTCTTTTATAAATTCCAATAGATTTCTTCTAACTTCTCCAATTGTATATCCCAACTTAATAGGAATATTATCCTTTTTATTTAAAATTTCAACTAAATGTGCTACTCTTGGTAATCTTAAATTCGCCTTTCTTATTGTTTCAACATCACTAAAAACTTCTTGTGGAGTTCCTTCTTTTAAAATCTTCCCATTATAGATAACATAAACTTTATCTGCATATACTGGAACTAAATCAACGTCATGTGTTGAGATAACAATTGTCATTCCCTTTTTATTTAAATCATAAAGTAGTTTCATAATTTGAGCCGCTCCAACAGGGTCTAAGCCAGCAGTTGGTTCATCTAAAACAATAACTTCTGGTTTCATTGCTAAGATTCCAGCAATTGCCACTCTCTTTTTTTGTCCTCCACTTAGGTGATGTGGTGGCTTATCTCTATACTCCCACATACCTACAGCTTTTAACGCCTCTTTAACTCTCTCTCTAACCTCATCCTCTGGTAGTCCTAAGTTTAAAGGACCAAATGCCACATCATCTTGAACTGTTGGAGCAAATATCTGGTCATCTGGATTTTGAAATACTAAGCCAACAGTTTTTCTAA
This genomic interval carries:
- a CDS encoding ATP-binding cassette domain-containing protein, translating into MNIIETRDLYFCYPDGTEVLKGINFKVKKGEIVSILGPNGAGKSTLFLHFNGILKPTRGEVLIKGKPIKYNKKGLIEVRKTVGLVFQNPDDQIFAPTVQDDVAFGPLNLGLPEDEVRERVKEALKAVGMWEYRDKPPHHLSGGQKKRVAIAGILAMKPEVIVLDEPTAGLDPVGAAQIMKLLYDLNKKGMTIVISTHDVDLVPVYADKVYVIYNGKILKEGTPQEVFSDVETIRKANLRLPRVAHLVEILNKKDNIPIKLGYTIGEVRRNLLEFIKEKCQV
- a CDS encoding 2TM domain-containing protein, translating into MMINEIPLEVYKKVYREIIKEKKKRKFLIHLIIYIIVNAMFIVDNLLYTPDEIWFIYPLIFWGFALLIHYLYGVHWVDNILKDIEARAEYRAREILKNNIHQN
- the mvk gene encoding mevalonate kinase, with amino-acid sequence MIVETPSKVILFGEHAVVYGYRAVSMAINLTSTIKIDKINERKIILNLKDLNTSLSLDLNNIKDLNISNLDNNLSDFKYCLCAIRNTLNYLNIEPEFGFKMEISSKIPVSCGLGSSASITVGTIRAVSKFYNKHLKNDEVAKLGYLVEREVQGKASITDIFTITYRGILEIKNNKFKKIKGSFEEFLKSCKFLIVYVEKRKKKTAELVNKVAKIKDKDIIFKKIDEIVEEALKTKNKEDFGRLMTKNHELLKKLNVSTPKLDKIVNIGNIYGYGAKLTGAGGGGCIIILVNEENEKDLIKELNKENVKIFKCEIMI